From the genome of Paraburkholderia aromaticivorans, one region includes:
- a CDS encoding COX15/CtaA family protein, protein MFVLQLALIGLCIALLPLSYVWVKADDNKFRKLVWLTTFLTLDLVMFGGFTRLTDSGLGCPDWPGCYGTSSPFIAHAAITAAHQAMPTGPVSMTKAWIEMIHRYFAMAIGVLIIAQTVIAWTARVKRRPLHVSPWWPTSLLLLILVQGAFGAWTVTMKLQPIIVTTHLLLGLALLGTLGWLAARQTPLPAYEPEAARWRTAAIAGLVVLIAQIALGGWVSTNYAVLACTDFPTCNGQWVPPMDFAHGFHLWRALGMTGDGDMITQDALVAIHWTHRTFAVVVVAYLVWLALKLRRFESLRRPANGVLLVVLIQFITGLSNIVLQWPLPIAVAHNGGAAILLLLLVMLNFRIAYSRPGRAVFPARDAAPA, encoded by the coding sequence ATGTTCGTACTGCAACTGGCCCTGATCGGCTTGTGTATCGCGTTGTTGCCGCTGTCCTACGTGTGGGTGAAGGCCGACGACAACAAATTCCGCAAGCTGGTCTGGCTCACCACCTTCCTCACGCTCGATCTGGTGATGTTCGGCGGCTTCACGCGGCTCACCGACTCCGGGCTCGGCTGCCCCGACTGGCCGGGCTGCTACGGCACGTCGTCGCCGTTCATCGCGCACGCGGCCATCACGGCCGCGCATCAGGCGATGCCCACCGGACCGGTCAGCATGACCAAGGCGTGGATCGAAATGATCCACCGTTACTTTGCGATGGCGATCGGCGTGCTGATCATCGCGCAGACCGTCATCGCCTGGACGGCGCGCGTCAAACGGCGACCGTTGCATGTGTCGCCGTGGTGGCCTACCTCGCTGTTGCTGCTGATTCTGGTGCAAGGCGCGTTTGGCGCCTGGACCGTGACGATGAAGCTGCAGCCGATCATCGTGACGACGCACTTGCTGCTCGGCCTCGCACTGCTGGGCACGCTCGGCTGGCTGGCCGCGCGGCAGACGCCGTTGCCGGCGTATGAGCCCGAAGCCGCGCGCTGGCGCACGGCCGCGATCGCGGGGCTGGTGGTGCTGATCGCGCAAATTGCGCTGGGCGGCTGGGTCAGCACGAACTACGCGGTGCTCGCATGTACCGATTTCCCGACCTGCAACGGCCAATGGGTCCCGCCGATGGACTTCGCGCACGGCTTCCATCTGTGGCGCGCACTCGGCATGACCGGCGACGGCGACATGATCACCCAGGACGCGCTGGTGGCGATTCACTGGACGCACCGCACGTTCGCCGTCGTCGTGGTCGCTTATCTGGTCTGGCTGGCGCTGAAACTGCGCCGCTTCGAGTCGCTGCGGCGACCGGCGAATGGGGTGCTGCTGGTGGTGCTGATCCAGTTCATCACGGGGCTGTCGAACATCGTTCTGCAATGGCCGTTGCCCATTGCGGTGGCGCATAACGGTGGGGCCGCGATCCTGCTGCTTCTGCTCGTTATGTTAAACTTTCGAATCGCTTATAGCCGTCCCGGCCGCGCGGTGTTCCCTGCGCGCGATGCCGCGCCAGCGTGA
- the cyoE gene encoding heme o synthase has protein sequence MDSTTLSQTPGSRVSQYIALTKPRVTQLAVFCAVIGMFLSTPGMVRWTVLIGGTVGIWLLAGAAFAINCLVEQKIDAKMRRTSWRPSARGEITTAQILLFSAVLGGLGMWTLYTFANPLTMWLTLATFVGYAVIYTLLLKPATPQNIVIGGASGAMPPALGWAAVTGHVPGDAWILVLIIFVWTPPHFWALALYRRKDYENAGLPMLPNTHGEKYTRLHILLYTVILFAVTMMPFISGMSGVVYLAAAVLLGAVFLAYAWKIYREYSDDLARKTFRYSIVYLSLLFAALLIDHYARVLIGA, from the coding sequence ATGGACAGCACAACACTTTCCCAAACGCCCGGTAGCCGGGTCTCCCAGTACATCGCCCTGACGAAGCCGCGCGTCACGCAACTCGCCGTGTTCTGCGCCGTCATCGGCATGTTCCTGTCGACGCCAGGCATGGTGCGGTGGACCGTGCTGATCGGCGGCACGGTCGGCATCTGGTTGCTGGCCGGCGCGGCGTTCGCCATCAATTGCCTCGTCGAACAGAAAATCGACGCGAAGATGCGGCGCACCTCGTGGCGGCCGTCCGCGCGCGGTGAAATTACCACCGCGCAGATCCTGCTGTTTTCGGCCGTGCTCGGCGGCCTCGGCATGTGGACGCTGTACACGTTCGCCAATCCGCTCACCATGTGGCTCACGCTGGCCACGTTCGTCGGCTATGCCGTTATCTATACGCTGCTGCTCAAGCCTGCCACGCCGCAGAACATCGTGATCGGCGGCGCTTCGGGCGCCATGCCGCCGGCGCTCGGCTGGGCGGCGGTCACCGGCCACGTGCCGGGCGACGCGTGGATTCTGGTGCTGATCATCTTCGTGTGGACGCCGCCGCATTTCTGGGCGCTCGCACTGTATCGCCGCAAAGACTACGAAAACGCCGGCCTGCCGATGCTGCCGAACACGCACGGCGAGAAGTACACGCGCCTGCATATTCTGCTGTACACGGTGATCCTGTTCGCGGTCACCATGATGCCGTTCATCTCCGGCATGAGCGGCGTGGTGTATCTCGCTGCGGCCGTGCTGCTGGGCGCCGTGTTTCTTGCCTATGCGTGGAAGATCTATCGCGAGTACTCGGACGATCTGGCGCGCAAAACCTTCCGTTATTCGATCGTCTATCTGTCGCTGCTGTTTGCCGCGCTGCTGATCGACCACTATGCGCGCGTCCTGATCGGCGCGTAA
- a CDS encoding cytochrome c oxidase assembly protein codes for MSTQPPAQADRSFNRSMLIKLFIVALMMFGFGFALVPMYRAICQITGINNLVQRDATAREAKNTQVDMSRTISIEFDANARGPLGFKPEQRSLDVHPGEVTTVMYEVSNEQARTIQAQAIPSYAPKQATEYFKKIECFCFTQQTLTANQTKRMPVVFVVDPKLPKDVKTITLSYTFFELNTPAAATAGSAAPTANTAATTANPA; via the coding sequence ATGTCGACGCAACCTCCGGCTCAGGCCGACCGTTCTTTTAACCGTTCGATGTTGATCAAGCTGTTCATCGTCGCCTTGATGATGTTCGGTTTCGGCTTCGCACTGGTGCCGATGTACCGCGCGATCTGTCAGATCACCGGCATCAACAACCTCGTGCAGCGTGATGCCACGGCGCGCGAGGCGAAGAATACGCAGGTCGACATGAGCCGCACGATTTCGATCGAATTCGATGCAAACGCGCGCGGCCCGCTGGGTTTCAAGCCGGAGCAACGTAGTCTCGACGTGCATCCGGGCGAAGTGACGACGGTGATGTACGAGGTCAGCAACGAACAGGCGCGCACGATTCAGGCGCAGGCCATTCCGAGCTACGCGCCGAAGCAGGCAACCGAGTACTTCAAGAAGATCGAATGTTTTTGCTTTACGCAGCAGACCTTGACGGCGAATCAGACCAAGCGGATGCCGGTGGTGTTCGTGGTCGATCCGAAGTTGCCGAAGGACGTGAAAACGATCACGTTGTCGTACACGTTCTTTGAATTGAATACGCCGGCGGCGGCGACGGCCGGAAGCGCGGCGCCCACGGCCAACACGGCGGCCACGACGGCCAATCCCGCCTGA
- the ctaD gene encoding cytochrome c oxidase subunit I codes for MSSIGHDVVAGHEHVHGDHAHETPHGWRRWLFATNHKDIGTLYLIFSFTMFLSGGVMALMIRAELFEPGLQIMRPEFFNQLTTMHGLIMVFGAIMPAFVGFANWMVPLQIGASDMAFARMNNFSFWLLPVAAVLLVGSFFSPGGATAAGWTLYAPLSTQMGPGMDFAIFAVHLMGASSIMGGINIVVTILNMRAPGLTLMKMPMFVWTWLITAYLLIAVMPVLAGAITMVLFDRHFGTSFFNAAGGGDPVMYQHIFWFFGHPEVYIMILPAFGIVSQVIPAFSRKPLFGYSSMVYATSSIAILSFMVWAHHMFATGMPVTGQLFFMYATMLIAVPTGVKVFNWVATMWRGSLSFETPMLFAVGFLLVFTFGGLSGLMLAMAPLDIQYHGTYFVVAHFHYVLVAGSLFALFSGWYYWAPKWTGWMYNETRGKIHFWASMFFFNLAFLPMHFVGLAGMPRRYADYPAQFTDWNQVISIGAFGFGLAQVYFLFAVALPAYRGGGELEKAGDKPWDGATGLEWTVPSPAPFHTFENPPTVE; via the coding sequence ATGTCTAGCATCGGACACGATGTAGTCGCGGGCCACGAGCACGTGCACGGCGACCATGCCCACGAAACGCCGCATGGTTGGCGCCGTTGGCTGTTCGCAACCAATCACAAGGACATCGGTACGCTGTACCTGATCTTCTCGTTCACCATGTTCCTCTCCGGGGGCGTGATGGCGCTGATGATCCGTGCCGAACTGTTCGAACCGGGCCTGCAGATCATGCGTCCCGAGTTCTTCAACCAGTTGACCACCATGCACGGCCTGATCATGGTGTTCGGCGCGATCATGCCGGCCTTCGTCGGCTTCGCGAACTGGATGGTGCCGCTGCAGATCGGCGCATCGGACATGGCTTTCGCCCGCATGAACAACTTCAGCTTCTGGCTCCTGCCGGTGGCGGCTGTTCTGCTGGTCGGTTCGTTCTTCTCGCCGGGCGGCGCGACCGCCGCAGGCTGGACGCTCTACGCGCCGCTGTCCACGCAGATGGGCCCGGGCATGGACTTCGCGATTTTCGCGGTCCACTTGATGGGCGCCTCGTCGATCATGGGCGGGATCAACATCGTCGTGACGATCCTGAACATGCGCGCGCCCGGCCTCACGCTGATGAAGATGCCGATGTTCGTCTGGACGTGGCTGATCACCGCGTACCTGCTGATCGCCGTGATGCCGGTTCTGGCAGGCGCGATCACCATGGTGCTGTTCGATCGTCACTTCGGCACGTCGTTCTTCAACGCGGCAGGCGGCGGCGACCCGGTCATGTACCAGCATATCTTCTGGTTCTTCGGGCATCCCGAGGTGTACATCATGATCTTGCCGGCGTTCGGGATCGTCTCGCAGGTGATTCCGGCGTTCTCGCGCAAGCCGTTGTTCGGTTATAGCTCGATGGTGTACGCAACCTCGTCGATCGCGATTCTGTCGTTCATGGTCTGGGCGCACCACATGTTCGCCACCGGCATGCCGGTGACGGGCCAGCTGTTCTTCATGTACGCCACCATGCTGATCGCCGTGCCCACGGGCGTGAAGGTGTTCAACTGGGTCGCGACGATGTGGCGCGGTTCGCTGAGCTTCGAAACGCCTATGCTGTTCGCAGTCGGCTTCCTGCTGGTGTTCACGTTCGGCGGCCTGTCGGGTCTGATGCTGGCCATGGCGCCGCTCGACATTCAGTATCACGGTACTTATTTCGTGGTCGCGCACTTCCACTACGTGCTGGTGGCGGGCTCGCTCTTCGCGCTGTTCTCCGGCTGGTACTACTGGGCGCCGAAGTGGACCGGCTGGATGTACAACGAAACGCGCGGCAAGATTCACTTCTGGGCGTCGATGTTCTTCTTCAACCTCGCGTTCCTGCCGATGCACTTCGTCGGCCTCGCAGGTATGCCGCGTCGTTATGCTGACTACCCGGCACAGTTCACCGACTGGAACCAGGTCATCTCGATCGGCGCGTTCGGCTTCGGTCTGGCGCAGGTCTACTTCCTGTTCGCGGTTGCACTGCCGGCCTACCGTGGCGGCGGCGAACTCGAAAAGGCTGGCGACAAGCCGTGGGACGGCGCAACGGGCCTCGAGTGGACCGTGCCGAGCCCGGCTCCGTTCCACACGTTCGAAAACCCGCCGACGGTCGAGTAA
- a CDS encoding twin transmembrane helix small protein — MHILVPIAFVLIIASMVSALYFMMHDKGKTKRMVWSLATRVGLSISLFLFILFAHWMGWIQSTGIPYGR; from the coding sequence ATGCACATTCTCGTTCCCATCGCCTTCGTCCTGATCATCGCCAGCATGGTGTCGGCGCTGTACTTCATGATGCACGACAAGGGCAAAACCAAGCGGATGGTCTGGTCGCTCGCCACGCGGGTGGGCCTGTCGATCTCGTTGTTCCTGTTCATCCTGTTCGCTCACTGGATGGGTTGGATTCAGTCGACCGGCATTCCTTACGGACGCTGA
- a CDS encoding DUF2244 domain-containing protein, with translation MQASDLLADSEPVLKDWTMKRNCSISPRQFICFYVSLALFSLVIAFMLVLVGAWLVLPFTGIELLTVGIAFAIYARHAVDYERIRLFQNRLVVEQVSAEQLTQFEFNPRWVRIEAGATPRDRIKLVSRGQTIMIGQHLAQYRRAQFAGELRMWLTRC, from the coding sequence ATGCAAGCATCAGATCTGCTGGCGGATTCAGAACCGGTCCTGAAAGACTGGACGATGAAACGCAACTGTTCGATATCGCCGCGGCAGTTCATCTGTTTCTACGTGTCGCTTGCGTTGTTCTCGCTGGTAATTGCTTTCATGCTGGTTCTGGTCGGCGCCTGGCTGGTGTTGCCGTTCACCGGTATCGAATTGCTGACGGTGGGCATCGCGTTTGCCATATATGCGCGTCATGCTGTGGACTACGAGCGCATCCGGTTGTTTCAGAACCGGCTCGTCGTCGAGCAGGTCAGCGCCGAGCAGCTTACGCAGTTCGAGTTCAATCCGCGCTGGGTGCGGATCGAAGCGGGCGCCACGCCGCGTGACCGGATCAAACTGGTCTCGCGCGGCCAGACGATCATGATCGGGCAACATCTCGCGCAATATCGGCGCGCGCAGTTCGCAGGCGAATTGCGTATGTGGCTCACGCGTTGTTAG
- the coxB gene encoding cytochrome c oxidase subunit II produces MEILGKEAMKTIKRALMGVLAMSGLLFAGAALAVGDVPGGPAVNEINLQPPATKIAEELFSLHMFMLVLCTVIFVGVFAVMFYSIFAHRKSKGHKASNFHESTTVEIIWTIVPFIIVVLMALPATKTVVAMKDTTNADVTIKVTGYQWKWGYDYVKGPGEGISFLSTLSTPRAETDGRQPISTTYLQEVDNPLVVPVDKKIRIITTANDVVHSWYVPAFGVKQDAIPGFVRDTWFKADKVGTFRGFCTELCGKEHAFMPVVVEVLSADDYAKWVDAQKKKMAAGQDDPNKTYTMAELMERGGKVYAANCAVCHQPNGKGAGAFPALDGSKIANGAIAEHVSLVLKGKNAMPSWAPTLNDVEIASVVTYERNSWGNHTGDILQPKQVADARNGKLPEGGNHLADAGAAASGAEAASGTSGAQAAAAGSDSAASQATLPASIYFDTGKSTLPADAKAAVDAAAAYAKAHPDAKFTLSGFTDATGSADLNAKLAKSRAEAVRDALKAAGIAEDHIILKKPETITGGSDAKEARRVQISPAA; encoded by the coding sequence ATGGAAATTTTGGGTAAGGAAGCTATGAAAACAATCAAGCGAGCCCTCATGGGCGTGCTGGCGATGAGCGGACTGCTTTTCGCCGGTGCCGCCCTGGCAGTGGGCGATGTTCCGGGCGGCCCCGCCGTCAACGAGATCAATCTCCAGCCGCCTGCGACAAAAATCGCTGAGGAGCTCTTCAGCCTCCACATGTTCATGCTGGTGCTTTGCACGGTGATTTTCGTCGGCGTGTTCGCCGTGATGTTCTATTCGATCTTCGCCCACCGCAAATCGAAAGGCCACAAGGCTTCGAATTTCCACGAAAGCACCACCGTCGAAATCATCTGGACGATCGTGCCGTTCATCATCGTCGTGTTGATGGCGCTGCCCGCCACCAAGACCGTCGTGGCGATGAAAGACACCACCAACGCCGACGTCACTATCAAGGTCACCGGCTACCAGTGGAAATGGGGCTACGACTATGTGAAGGGCCCGGGCGAGGGCATCAGCTTCCTGTCCACGCTGTCCACGCCGCGTGCGGAAACCGACGGCCGCCAGCCGATTTCCACCACGTATTTGCAGGAAGTCGACAATCCGCTCGTCGTGCCGGTCGATAAGAAAATCCGCATCATCACCACCGCGAACGACGTGGTCCACTCCTGGTACGTGCCGGCGTTCGGCGTGAAGCAGGACGCGATCCCGGGTTTCGTGCGCGACACGTGGTTCAAGGCTGACAAGGTCGGCACGTTCCGCGGCTTCTGTACCGAGCTGTGCGGCAAGGAACATGCGTTCATGCCGGTGGTGGTGGAAGTGCTGTCCGCCGACGACTACGCGAAGTGGGTCGACGCGCAGAAGAAGAAAATGGCCGCAGGCCAGGACGATCCGAACAAGACCTACACGATGGCCGAGCTGATGGAACGCGGCGGCAAGGTGTACGCGGCGAACTGCGCGGTCTGCCACCAGCCGAACGGCAAGGGCGCGGGCGCATTCCCTGCGCTCGACGGCAGCAAGATCGCCAACGGCGCGATTGCCGAGCACGTCAGCCTCGTGCTGAAGGGCAAGAACGCGATGCCCTCGTGGGCGCCTACGCTGAACGACGTCGAAATCGCCTCGGTCGTCACGTACGAACGCAATTCATGGGGCAACCACACTGGCGACATTCTCCAGCCGAAGCAGGTTGCGGACGCGCGTAATGGCAAGCTGCCGGAAGGCGGCAACCATCTGGCCGACGCCGGCGCGGCAGCGAGCGGCGCAGAGGCGGCTTCGGGCACCTCGGGCGCGCAAGCGGCAGCGGCCGGCTCGGACAGCGCGGCATCGCAGGCAACACTCCCGGCCAGCATCTACTTCGACACCGGCAAGAGCACGCTGCCGGCCGACGCGAAAGCGGCAGTCGACGCAGCCGCGGCCTACGCGAAGGCGCACCCGGACGCGAAATTCACGCTGTCGGGCTTTACCGACGCGACCGGCTCCGCCGATCTCAACGCGAAACTCGCGAAGAGCCGCGCCGAAGCCGTGCGCGACGCGTTGAAAGCAGCCGGCATTGCCGAAGACCATATTATTTTGAAAAAGCCGGAAACGATCACGGGCGGCAGCGACGCGAAAGAAGCCCGGCGTGTTCAGATCAGCCCGGCTGCCTGA
- a CDS encoding cytochrome c oxidase subunit 3, which produces MSGQNESPYYFVPHPSRHPISAAAGLLVMLGSLAAWINEHDWAPIGVVAGLLWLLFTLWHWFGDAIAESEGGMYGKNVDKSYRWSMSWFIFSEVMFFGAFFGALFYAREIALHQLGSLDYKLIWPDFSAVWPNNGPAALVSTFKSMQPWPVPTINTALLLSSGATLTVSHHALRENHRKKAIIWLAATLVLGVCFLFLQGFEYFHAYNELNLTLSSGVYGSTFFLLTGFHGFHVFLGGTMLAVVLVRMIRGHFTADHHFAFEGAAWYWHFVDVVWLGLYVVVYWL; this is translated from the coding sequence ATGAGCGGTCAAAACGAGAGCCCGTACTATTTCGTACCGCATCCGTCGCGGCATCCGATCAGCGCCGCTGCTGGGTTGCTGGTCATGCTCGGATCGCTTGCGGCCTGGATCAACGAACATGACTGGGCGCCGATCGGCGTCGTCGCCGGTTTGTTGTGGCTGCTCTTTACGTTGTGGCACTGGTTCGGCGACGCGATTGCAGAGTCGGAAGGCGGCATGTACGGCAAGAATGTCGACAAGTCGTACCGCTGGAGCATGAGCTGGTTCATTTTCTCCGAAGTGATGTTCTTCGGTGCGTTCTTCGGCGCGCTGTTCTATGCGCGTGAAATCGCGCTGCATCAATTGGGCAGCCTGGATTACAAGCTGATCTGGCCGGACTTCTCGGCAGTGTGGCCGAACAACGGCCCGGCGGCGCTGGTCTCGACGTTCAAGTCGATGCAACCGTGGCCGGTCCCGACCATCAACACGGCGCTGCTGCTTTCCTCGGGTGCGACGCTGACGGTATCGCACCACGCGTTGCGTGAGAACCATCGCAAGAAGGCGATCATCTGGCTGGCCGCAACGCTCGTGCTCGGTGTCTGCTTCCTGTTCCTGCAAGGCTTCGAGTATTTCCACGCATATAACGAACTGAACCTGACGCTGTCCTCGGGCGTGTATGGTTCGACGTTCTTCCTGTTGACCGGCTTCCACGGCTTCCACGTGTTCCTCGGCGGCACGATGCTGGCAGTCGTGCTGGTGCGTATGATCCGCGGCCACTTCACGGCGGACCATCACTTCGCGTTCGAAGGCGCGGCCTGGTATTGGCACTTCGTGGACGTCGTGTGGCTCGGGCTGTACGTCGTGGTGTACTGGCTGTAA
- a CDS encoding SCO family protein, whose translation MSTQSPRSPQAGKPAAPKPMPGQPNGKGSWERGRWILLLLAIICAAPIAVSYFTYYVIKPTGGSTSYGTLVEPQRPIPDSLVVTGEDGKPVKLASLRGRWLLISVDNSACDKACVTKLYFMRQIRAAQGPERERVVEVWLRTDAGNVADVIQQAYPDTNMMIADPAQVAAWLPTENGTKTTDHIYMVDPNGNLMMRFPKDPNPSKIKGDVTKLLKWSSIG comes from the coding sequence GTGTCGACGCAATCTCCCCGTTCGCCGCAAGCCGGCAAACCCGCAGCGCCCAAACCCATGCCCGGCCAACCCAACGGCAAAGGCTCGTGGGAGCGCGGCCGCTGGATTCTGCTGCTGCTCGCGATCATCTGCGCCGCGCCGATCGCCGTGTCGTATTTCACGTACTACGTGATCAAGCCGACCGGCGGCAGCACCAGCTACGGCACGCTGGTCGAACCGCAACGCCCGATTCCCGATTCGCTCGTGGTCACGGGTGAAGACGGCAAGCCCGTCAAGCTCGCTTCGCTGCGCGGCCGCTGGTTGCTGATCTCGGTCGACAACAGCGCGTGCGACAAAGCGTGCGTCACCAAGCTCTACTTCATGCGACAAATCCGCGCAGCTCAGGGCCCGGAACGCGAGCGCGTCGTGGAAGTGTGGTTGCGCACCGATGCAGGCAACGTGGCTGACGTGATACAACAGGCCTACCCCGACACCAACATGATGATCGCCGACCCGGCGCAGGTGGCCGCATGGCTGCCCACGGAGAACGGCACGAAGACCACCGACCACATCTACATGGTCGATCCGAACGGCAATCTGATGATGCGTTTCCCGAAAGATCCGAACCCCAGCAAAATCAAGGGTGACGTGACCAAGCTGCTCAAATGGTCGAGTATCGGCTGA
- a CDS encoding SURF1 family protein — MKIRLVPALLILLVIVVTVRLGFWQRDRAHQKEALEARITQFENAPARPVSAAPVELKDIEFHRVKAHGSFVADKVVYLDNRPYNDQPGFYVVMPFKLADGGYVLVNRGWLPRNMNNRETIAPYTTPQGEIEIEGIARADASRAFELGQGGSAGHQLIRQNLDTAAYAAETGLPLQSFVLQQLSDDGDKLVRDWPAPTNGVERNYGYMFQWWGMAAAALVFGLYAARRAARKEHAPGV; from the coding sequence ATGAAGATCCGCCTCGTTCCCGCGCTGTTGATACTGCTGGTGATCGTGGTGACGGTGCGGCTGGGTTTCTGGCAGCGCGACCGCGCGCATCAGAAGGAAGCGCTCGAAGCGCGCATCACGCAGTTCGAGAACGCCCCCGCGCGGCCCGTGAGCGCCGCGCCGGTCGAGCTGAAGGACATCGAGTTTCATCGCGTGAAGGCGCACGGCAGTTTCGTCGCGGACAAGGTCGTCTACCTCGATAATCGTCCGTATAACGACCAGCCGGGCTTTTACGTCGTGATGCCTTTTAAACTGGCCGACGGCGGCTACGTGCTGGTCAATCGCGGCTGGCTGCCGCGCAATATGAACAATCGCGAAACCATTGCGCCGTACACGACGCCGCAAGGCGAAATCGAGATCGAAGGCATTGCGCGGGCCGACGCGTCACGCGCTTTCGAGTTGGGGCAGGGTGGTTCGGCCGGGCATCAACTGATCCGCCAGAACCTGGACACCGCCGCGTACGCCGCGGAAACCGGCTTGCCGTTGCAATCGTTCGTGCTTCAGCAATTGAGCGACGACGGCGACAAACTGGTGCGCGATTGGCCCGCGCCCACCAACGGTGTCGAGCGCAACTATGGCTATATGTTCCAGTGGTGGGGCATGGCGGCCGCGGCGCTGGTCTTCGGCCTCTACGCCGCGCGCCGTGCCGCCAGGAAAGAGCACGCACCGGGCGTGTAA
- a CDS encoding cytochrome oxidase small assembly protein encodes MTRNPQERRTPEQIRAGNRRIGFVMFVIAAVFFASVIIHQKWFS; translated from the coding sequence ATGACGCGCAATCCTCAAGAAAGACGTACGCCCGAGCAGATTCGCGCGGGCAACCGGCGGATCGGTTTCGTGATGTTCGTGATCGCCGCGGTCTTTTTCGCGAGCGTGATCATTCATCAGAAGTGGTTCTCCTGA
- a CDS encoding DUF2970 domain-containing protein, with translation MSDNGSSPRKSSFGQSMRAVFWSFIGVRKRRDLEADATQLNPLHVIAAALICAAIFIVALILIVRAVVG, from the coding sequence ATGAGCGACAACGGCAGCAGCCCGCGCAAAAGCAGTTTTGGCCAGTCGATGCGTGCGGTCTTCTGGTCGTTTATCGGTGTACGCAAGCGCCGCGATCTGGAGGCTGACGCCACGCAGCTGAACCCGCTGCACGTGATCGCGGCAGCGTTGATCTGCGCGGCAATTTTTATCGTGGCGTTGATTCTGATCGTGCGCGCCGTGGTAGGTTGA